Genomic DNA from Pectinophora gossypiella chromosome 20, ilPecGoss1.1, whole genome shotgun sequence:
ttttgttttttaaggtcaacttgctgaggagaagaagaCAAGAATTCGGACACCCAGCAAAGGGAGACGTGGTCTACATAATACTAGAGTCCCCATTGACAATTTTGATATCTGTGCCATCGGAAATATTGTTAATTCTATTTACGATGTGCGTAAAGAAGTACCcacgttaaataaaatattggcaTCCGCAAAAAAAGACTTAAATTTCAAAGGATCTAAAACAACTTTGAGgcggattttaaaaaataaacttggctATCGGTTCAAAAAATGCCGTCAAAACAGATCGATTCTTATAGAAAAAGACAATATTAAAGCTTGGCGAGCCCGCTATTTGCGACGCATTAGAGAAAATGATGCATTAGGACCCGATAAAAAACCTGTGATATATATGGATGAAACATGGATTCACGCCCACTATACAGTAAGCAAATGCTGGCAAAGTTCGAGGGATAAGGGTGTTCGAAAAAATGACAGCCCTGGCCAAAGGTGGGTAATAGTTCACGCAGGAAGTGAAAATGGTTTCGTGAGTGGTGCTGGCCTGGTTTTTAAAGCGAAATGTAAAACAGGTGACTACCACGACGAAATGGATGGCcaaaattttctaaaatatttgaatgaaaaattaATTCCAAATCTGCCTCCATCATGTATTCTAGTACTAGACAATGCTTCGTATCATTCGATGCAATTGGACAAAGCACCAACAACGGCTACTCGAAAAGATGATGTAAAAAAATTTATGAAGGAACATAATATAACCTACAGAGAGGAATGGACAAAAGCAGAGCTCCTAACAGAGTTAAAGAAACAAATGCCAGAGAAAAAGTATGTAGTggatgaattattaaaatcacacggacacgaagtcctaagattgcCCCCATATAACTGTGATTTGAACCCGATTGAGCATATCTGGAATTTGTTAAAACAAAGGGTTGCTGACAAAAATGTGGAACAGCATGAAAACAAAATTGAACAACTAACAAAAGATGCCATCTCATCAATAACAGCTGAAGACTGGAAAAAACAAATCAACCATATTAAAAGAGTAGAAGAAACGTACTGGACACGTGACGTTACGAATGAAACGGAAATAGATGATTTCATTATACGAGTGGGTATGGATAGCAGCGACGATTCATCAAGTGAAACTGATACTTCGGCGGAAGAAAGGGACAGTGAGATGTCTGGGATTGAAGAGATTGATTACGATGACCCCGGTGAAGGGACATCAACGTCTACTAAAACCGGTGAAAGGCCATCAACGTCTCAAAATTAATTTgtctattttgataaataaataataatgtttcgcTCAAagcattgttttatatttacaccTATGTATTCTACATACTTATGTATCTCTTAACAAGCTTGAAACTAATGGGTTTTCGATCCCGGAATATTAATCttgcttaaaaaatatttttaataaaattgaaaaatatctatTTTTTCGAAATTTCCCGGGAACTAAACCCTAGTATTGCTGACCCTACCATCTGTCTTTGCAAGTACTAGACGCCATTTTCGATTCGTTTCTTTATTGGCGCGGCTTATACCACACCACAGAATATTAGTATTGAAAGTCTAGATGTCAGCCTTTTACCCATAAATGATACTTAGTCAATACTATCGCTGAGAATATTAATCGGACCTTAAATTGATTTATTACAAACCTATAGCTTTCacttcttaaaaaaatgttttgtttaaaaatagaatattacAATATATAGGCTGGGAATCTCCTTTTAAGCAAGAACTTGCTTGTAATAGGcgacttattaaaaatatttaagtaagtatttacttacttattaagtaaCGCAGCTTCGGGTTATAGGGTAAGTTTAcgtagtaagtaatatttttaagtaGTATTTTTCGCTAAGGttgtacttacattttttttttctagtacttacttaagtatctaATAATATATCTATTATGACCATCACTTTGTCTACCGCAGTCCCTTGTCTATGTAGATACATGGTTAGTCGCATTAGCCGAGTTCCAATTACAACTTCATTGCGACTAAATAGGTCACAATCATTTTACTACGGTTATCTTACGATGGACGTATTTCTGACTGCCCCATTAGGATATAGTTGTaggcttatgttacgttatgttcaaaattctaaattcaaaaatatttattcttcaaaattggcttacatagcactttttgaacgtcaaaaattaaattacgtattatgtATCTGGCTGTAAAACTATtcccacatcggaagctgtatcgctgagggaaagacgtgtccaaaaaacctcccagcacaggtcCCTACTGTTGTTGTCATTTTTGTAATACCCCTTTACACCCGAGCCTATACGATCGTGCGGGTTAAGTTTGTTAAACTTTGAAAAATTCTAGGCTGAATTTAAATTACCTTTAGCGGACGCAACCGGCGCCGATTGATCGTGCGGGTATTCTAgagtatagaaaaaaatactttgaacATGTCGGTACACGTTTGGTTTCGCCAGTCGTCCAAAACCTGCCGGAGGGATGGCTGCATTTTTTGATCGTCGTACCGCTCAGGTaactacgtattttttttactggttTTGATGAATTTCactatagttttttatttatattggtaGAATATTGATCtatttacctatattaatttatatttattgaatgTATTTAATAGGTTTTGCACAGCAATATTCTAAATGTTGACACGCACGATCGTGTTATACCGGTTGTCGCTAACAAAAAAGATTTTGGGGTTCAATAAAAATTTTTGCTTGATATTGCTTCAATTATggcttatttttcttattttagggGTTCCTTTGCCAGACCAAGTATACAAGACATTCTCGGAGAAGGAACCTTGTCAGAAATCGAAGATTTGGATGACGAAGATGCAGAATTTGTGCCTCAGGTGTTCGATTACTTAGAAAACAGTGATGACGAGGAATTATCAGCCGAGGACACAGTACAAGAGCCGCTTGCCTCACCGTCACGATTGCCTCCACCATCTCCGCCACCACTTGACTCACCTGCTGGTAGTCCTACAGCTTCACGGTCACGACAAAGCCGATCTGTACGTGGCCGATcaaaatttccgtcgcaaaattcatgattttatttagttttttttttatttttaattgtatacttttacgaccgaaaattccacttgatattaactcaaactaatgaactgaatcatcctccttagtattcgttacggtgtcacttacactccgtacaagtacatacaggtagccatacaagtaggtatgggtgttagtgacaccgtagcaAACGACcgtaccgagggggatgatgaagaccatgattctgagttgatattagtgtatttcctgccggaaaattcatgaaaattgtatttttttaattaatttcagttccatacctttgcgacggaaaattctacttgagataaacttagaatcatggcctgaatcatccctcaaagttttcgttacgatgccactaacaccctgtatatttgtgtCTTTCTCGTGTTAAAGATTGTTTTGTAcgttatcataaaaaataattagattgTTTACTATGTAATAACTACATCTACATTACGTTCTTATTTTAGTAAAGAAATTTCTTGACTGATGTAATCTTGACTAAGTTCCTAAATATTACTAGTTAAAATatcttttcttatgttttcttTTGCTTGTAAGTTGAATAAATACCAAAAGTTTAGATTTGAGTTaatttacttgttttatttcCCGATAATATAACCAAACGTTTAAGTAAAACATAACCCTCATTTACGTGCCACTTAACTTTATTTCCTGAACCTCACGATCGTGAGGGTCTGATTGCTGAAGACCAGCATACtccagattttttttattatttttcctgtGTTCAATAAGTCCTAATAATGAACTGATATAAATTTTATGAGTCGCCGCAAACTTTCGATCGTCCGGTTGTAAAGGGATACGTACCTAGACGGATTGTGATTCTGCCTGACCACAAAGTCTACGATTACAAGCATGATATGACTTTACATTTAAGGTGTGTGTGAAGTGCCTTGTCTACGAAGCTGggaattgtattttaaaaaactaaaacataaaagaaaagTCGTAAAATGTGTTCAGTATATCATTCCGGTGgtatttctttaaaattatagaCATTGTAGGTATGTACATATGATTAGTAATCATGACCAGTCGCTGTACGGTTCATTATCCATCAATATCCTTCGTAGGACTCCATTGCCAAATGTGAGTGCAAGTGATCTTAAGGTGACTTTAAAATAGGCCTTCAAAATAACGTCAAAAcgtctatggaatttgtttagaAATGCACACGTATAACTTCATCAATAAACGTGTTCAAATGTCCTATTTCctaattttcaaataaattaaaaaaaaaaaatctttaaaaaataacttgaattgtaatcatcttagactggcttttatttctagattattttGCAATTTAAATCTTGGTTCCATTCTccaattttttaaaaaatatttagaaaaaaaatgttataatacattttatctATAGACCTTCCTGTGTTTATGTACCTTAACGAACTAGTGTTATCCAAATTTAGGCGACTGTCGCCTGTATTCCGTAGACAGAAAGGCGTGAGGTCGCGTGAACATTTTTGATGACACTGCGATAGTTTTATTGACTTTGATTGCTGTTGAACGGCCTTAACCAGAGAGGGATTCAGGGAATATTCTTATCGAGCGTCGGGCTTagtatctggaggtccgggttcgattcccgacgaggacattgtcgaaatcactttttgacactgtcttttgtttggcaaGCTTGATTGACTGTCCgtaaatgtaagatgattcagtgcttcggaaggcacgctaagccccCGGAGTCGGTCCCGGGAAACTAGcccaaacacttccaccaacctgcagtggagcggcgtggtggagtatgctccatatcccctccggttgattgagcgtaggcctgtgcccagcagtgggacgtatataggctgtttatgtgtgtatgtgttagtTATGGTCTCTCTTTCTTACCCTAAGTGCGGGCCCGTCCTGCCGTCTGGTTTACGCATACGGGCCCACGTAGACCCTGCAATTGCAATTTAGGTTAACGACGCGACTCGATAACTCGCCATTGTTGATAACAGATTATATTCAACGATTTtccttatttatgtttttataactgAGTTATACTTAACAGTAAATGACTTTATTTGGAAGTGATAATTAAGTTTTTGTTGTTAATCAGAGCGTTTAGGTCACAGTTTATTTTGTTAACAGCCTATCCAGGATTTTAATaagtgtttgtatttttttacataggacttaaacatagcggcTTGGCGAGAAGTGGACGTATATActatatacacttctgcctaccccttcggagatagaggcgtaatcttcttctatcgtttaggttgtgaggtgattaccaaccccatcaaccctggtgtcagggttattattgagccgccatagcccctgacatgactcatgtaacgactacgtacttacattagtaagaagtaaccgagaccaactgcttaacgtgccttccgaagcacggatcatcttactttttggacaatcaggtaatcagcctgtaatgtactaaccaaactagggatcacaaagtgatttttgtgatttgtccccaccggaaatcgaacccgagacctccgggatcgtgagcacatcgctcaaccactggaccatagaggccatcaaatgttttatgttatgttatgtcttacATTGAAAGCTGTCTTTTCCATTAAGGTTGAGACAACAAAAAAGTGGGACTCAAGATGAATACTAGTAAACACCAGTCTCACCCTGAAGTAAGCATGGCGTGAAGGTGaatatacttattaattaagtacgtaatcaaagataacagatatcacgtggttactaggatttgtgtccggttaatggcaatagtaaGCCGGCCCCCtattacagtcatgagtaatatcatgtacccactttagaaccctgtcgcactatcatatttgacatttaatgagaatcacggtttaatttgtcaaaaaagttaatgtgacatggttccaaagtgtatattagtactcgtgaccgtacataggacttgaacatagctggtgaAAAGTGGGTGAAGGTACTTATGTACGCTaatgtacacctctgcctacccctttggggatataggcgtgatgctgtttattacttaataataataataaaaattgtttatttcggatcaaaaaattacatccatattatgttatgttagtaagatgtgacttatgaaactattgttagtaacgaaaattatattttgcacgCATTCATGACCATCACGTGAACGGGTAATTTCCCGTGATCGTCACCCTACGCACAAAACATCTCCAAAGCGGCGCGCGATGTGTATCGATCAGCTAAACTTAAACTACACTTAAGTACATAAGCgaataaataacttgtaatcgTGTTACGTCTCACGTATGCCCGACTTACCTTGCCTTGACTGTACTTGAGGAAGTGATTCGATAGCCAAATGcgaacaaatattatttattttttgttattgtttttcaaGGTTTGGGTTGTTTACAATATTTGCAGTCCGCAGAAGGTTTCTTCATGTCCAAGGGCGGAAGTTTTAGATGTCCGCAAAAATCTCCACGTAAAACTATGTCTATACTATCCATAGCAGTTTTTGGCCGGACTTATTGTTGTTGTGGGCTGACagggcagaggaagacctagaactcctagaaggacgtacattgaccaaattataGATGTCCTTAGATCcttggtttagtacgatctactctgaaccggcgtgcgcgtatgacacgattgatgaatgtaaaggaagcaagagaagtgtgtcaggatcgaagcaattggaaATCCataatctctgcctaccccggtgggaaataggcgtgagtttatgtatgtatctactgtaatgatttgccgcaaatgtcatTAACTTGGTCggttaaaagtaataaattaactggttgcacttaagacctcctggttacatgtcgtttctgtaatagaccaaaaacacctacaatttttttttattattatgacaactaatggttcatatttcaccactgtttacaaataattcgctgggctcaacgactgcacttttgctctttgattgtacctacagCAGGCTAATTCATACTTCCCATTGCTAACGGAGGTACAAAACATCCACAACGCTACTGCTAGTTGGTGGAGAAACATCCTGCCCGAGGCAACTTCGAAAAGTTGGTGTCCTGAATTGACCTGACCGGGAATGAAACCCAAACATTAGGTAAGTAATGTACCGGTTCAGTGTGTTGAACTCTTCACATCGTGACCTACTAAGTTATTTTGTAAGAACAGGTGCCAAGTATTTTGTAACATCAGTGTGTTGCTTGAGTTCTTTAcgtgactttatgagtttgcagTCATGTATGGATTATAGATTAGTTTCCAGCttcgtgcccggttaatggcaatgttTCGCCCCCTAGATAATAAtaacatcattatcatcatcactaatttaagggccacgctcttgtcgctgtagctttctccatgttactttttagagACAAacaaggcagtggtttccctcttgccttccgccccgcagtactctgtctgacgcgagtgtgatggcgccgagagtagtctatttcaatgccgtactaggactcctgtcctcctcctctaaatagtactgacagttactgctgccctctgtcaggttccaggttacagtccctgtgactcgcctcttccgtcctgcattgccgtaccgatggctgcCATCTCCGGCTCTGCAGCCGTTGGGGACTTCAcctgtatccctgggcaagggttctacgttataccccttAGGTTggggtcattttatcgattctgacgatataattatgacgttttgtcgattggtgctaatatattatgaacttaaataagtcatgtcgttctgtcaaaatatgaacaaattCACGTGGCaagcatgttagggaaaaagcaaacttatcgatttcgccaaaatttattgaatcgatcgataattttattacagtgCGCATGTTATCCCtgctgatgggagaaataggcagttttgaTCCGAATTGTACCCAGGACTTTTTGTTACCAAGCTGTCTACGATCTACACAGAGCTGTATTTTACCCCTTACTTcctaattaggtaggtaacttGACCTATCTAATCAACTCGTTAAACTATCATTTGCGAGTACGACGACCTATTTTAAAACAATCTAAGTAATCTTTTCCAAAATAACTTTTAATCGGAAAATAACTAAGTGCCtcaatgttttaatattaaaaacaattaacaaattacttttgtctcgagtaaagttataaaaaagaCTGGACCAATTCTAATGAGGTTTTAATGGGACCACAGCTAGATAgtaaattgtgttttaatttttctattGGCCTACGTGCCAAGTGTCTCGTAATAGGTTTGCAAGTGttttgttcttctatcgtgtgggttatgaggtggatgaccaacctcatcaatcctggtgtcagggttgtttttatttagccgccaaaggcccctgactcatgttacgactacgtacctacttacatcagtaagtagtaaccgggaccaatggcttaacgtgtcttccgaagtcGGAACACCTTTGAGATAATGTCTTAAACAAACCagatctcacaaagtgatttttatgatatgacaCCATCGGAATTCGAAGCTGGGATCTCCAGGATAATATAAAACCTATCATATTACATTCCCAAGGTTTAATCTAATGTAGATaccaaattttatcaaaatcggtGTTTTTGTTAGCACCGGTataaggttgatgaggtcagccacctcagaacccacacaatagaagaactAACCTAAAATAGATTACGACCGTATTGGCAGGTGATTTGACCAGTCCAATATTCATTCTCAGTCGAGCACAAAGATCGTCCTTTTCAAAGTAGACAAAACGGTAAGTACCGAGTTTTGTTATGTATACAGCAATGTTGTATTTAGCATCCTCAGCCATGCGTGGCGCGTCTTTTTGTGCGCCCGCGCACGAGTCAACGAACTCGGCAGGCCTTAGTAATGTTGTTGTACGTAACTTCATGTGGCTATGTTTGATCAAGGTTACGTGGCAGCCTTCTTTACGCACATTGATGAATtactattaagtacctacttatttctatcTAACGCGTGATAATATAAGGGTGATgtctaagtcaaagataaattataaaatgactaTCTGTTACCAGTAGTTATGTACCGTTCCcaagaatgttcccgttgtaaaaactctttaatagtaattaCCCTGGCTATGTGTATTGTATTATGTCTTATCTGCCCAAAAGTGaggttcttatcgtgtgggttatgaggtggaataccagtaaccagcctcatcaaccctggtaacagggttatgattgagccgcca
This window encodes:
- the LOC126375888 gene encoding uncharacterized protein LOC126375888; translated protein: MTTSGKRGKVLRSDARDIVYNVIKYFQEEKNLERYHPFQYANARAAMATGLSVSTIVKIKKEGQLAEEKKTRIRTPSKGRRGLHNTRVPIDNFDICAIGNIVNSIYDVRKEVPTLNKILASAKKDLNFKGSKTTLRRILKNKLGYRFKKCRQNRSILIEKDNIKAWRARYLRRIRENDALGPDKKPVIYMDETWIHAHYTVSKCWQSSRDKGVRKNDSPGQRWVIVHAGSENGFVSGAGLVFKAKCKTGDYHDEMDGQNFLKYLNEKLIPNLPPSCILVLDNASYHSMQLDKAPTTATRKDDVKKFMKEHNITYREEWTKAELLTELKKQMPEKKYVVDELLKSHGHEVLRLPPYNCDLNPIEHIWNLLKQRVADKNVEQHENKIEQLTKDAISSITAEDWKKQINHIKRVEETYWTRDVTNETEIDDFIIRVGMDSSDDSSSETDTSAEERDSEMSGIEEIDYDDPGEGTSTSTKTGERPSTSQN